Below is a genomic region from Triticum dicoccoides isolate Atlit2015 ecotype Zavitan chromosome 5A, WEW_v2.0, whole genome shotgun sequence.
TTTTTAAGTGGATATATGATATACGTCGTTCTTACAAAAAGGACCCTGCGTTTTGTTATTCAATTGCTGGCGAGCGAGACGAGCTGGAGGTTGAGGCTGGCCGCGATACAGACGATGCCCGGCGCGGGGGCTgcgatctccggcgagatccggtcgaggaggcgaggccgaggcgATCCGGTCgaggaggcgaggccgaggcgATCCGGTCgaggaggcgaggccgaggcgATCTAGGAGGCGCGGGAGCAGGTCCAGCGGCGGAGCTTCAACTCCAAGTACATGGCAGCGGCGTTCCTCGCCGGTTCCGAGCGAGATGGGGCTGCGATGCAGACGATgttgggcgcggcggcggcaaTCTCTGGCCAGATCCAGTCGAGGAGGCGAGGTAGGGGCCGGATTATGTTTTGGGGACGACATGGAGGCGATCTACAAGGCGCGGGAGGAGGTCCAGCGGCAGGGCTTCAACTCCAGCGGGCCCCCTTTCGATGGACGGGGCCGCCCACATCGCCGGTGACTCCCCGGAGGCCAACAGGGCCTCCTCCTCCGCGTCCTCGACTGACTCGGCCTCCCGGCGCTCCCGACCGCGGAAGGGGATTCACCTGCGGCGGCGTCGGCGACTGTTGTTCGCtcggagaggagagggcggcgaagGTGACGGTAAGGACGCCGATGACGACGTGCAGGACCTCGCACTGTCGCCGGGGATGTCCTTCGCGGTGGTTCTCGCCCAGGTGAGTGTCCACTCCTCCCGGTGTTCGTCATGtgttctccctctccctctgcgcCCCATGTCGCTATTCTCATGTTGCTTTTGTCGCAGCCAGAGGCTCAACATCAGGGGCCGCGTATACCCAGCGATGCTCCCCGTCGACGGCAACAAAGTCCCCGGAAAGGTGCGTGCAATCCCACGCGCACACATCCCGTATACTTGCTGTTAATTTCTTATTTTGTCCACTGCAAGTTAAGATGTGAACAATGGCGAGTACTGTCAGTATGGAACAGTTGAAGTGCGGAACGAGTGACAATCTGTTCATGTGTCTAGGTTTGGAAGGGGATCACTGATGGGGAGTTCAATGTGCTGGACACATTTGAAGATGAACAGTATGTGAGGGAAGTTGTTGGCATCTCACTGACTGTAAGTCCATTCGCTGGCCTAGGTCTCTGCTTCAGCTCAGGGTAGCCGGATTTATGATGACCTGCAAAATTCAGTGAAATGTTTAGTTCAAATCAGTTATCCTGACACCCCTTTTCATGATTGAGCCTTCTTATTTGGGGCACACAGATAGAACTGCTATCAATTGGTTTTGTTCTATCATGAAAGACCACTTTTCGTTTGGCACTTAAGATAGAAATTCTTCACTAGACTGTTCCACGGAAAGAGGATTGAGTACTTCGGATTTGCAGGATTCGGCGGATACAATGATGGCCTATGCATACATATGGGGGAATGTAGATGATCCTGACCTCTATAGTGAATGGGATTTTGACGTGAGTATTTCCCTTCATGCTAATTGTAAGCATTTTCCGTATATTGATTGAAAGACAGACAAACACCGCCACTATCTAACTAAGCGCATGCACCAATCTGGTGATGCTATGAGAAGCAATGCTGTTGCAACATATGTTTATTAAATTACATGTATAATGCTACTATTTGTTAAACAATCTCCATTTTCTCAGCTAGCCCAATACTTTTGCTAATCAGAATTTTGGTACGGAGAATAACATCACTAATTTACTAGCTCTAAGAAAAGCACATGCTTGATTTCTTGAATACGTCCCTATGTGCTGTCAACCTGTATATGCTGTTTGGCAATGTCTTATTTTCTTTGGATTCCCGGGGCATATTCAGTAGTATCCATTCAAACATTGACCTGTACTACTATGCTGCTTCTCCATCACTTCTGGTTCGTGAAGGTCGACGGCCCTGCCGACGCAAGGGATCTCGGGTCGCCGTCGCCCTTTGGGAGCTCCCTCTCCTTCCTGCCTTCTTACCGTGGTGCCAGGGATCAACGGCCGGACGCCAGCATGACAGAGCTATTGTGCTGCTGCCTCAGGTCGTCCAGGCTCGTCCTCGGTCCCAGCCACCCATCATCAAGATCCGACGTCCTCTGTCCTTTTTTCTGATTGATGTGAGTAAGCCTCCACTACCCGCTTCCAACTCTGTAAAATTTGCTGTTGTAGTTGGCATGAGAGGCCGCCTTGATGCAAAGCTACAAGTTTACGTGGGTGTTGCTGGCCGTTGCCCCCTTGCCCCCTGGCCAGCAGGGTCTTCCATGACCAGGGCCCCCAAGCTAAGGAGTAACATGCTGCAGCTTCTGCCCACCACCATGTATGAGACATGGAAATCTAGAAAGCTATAGGTTTGTGCGACACTCATGCTCACCATGTGTTTTCTGAAATGCTCCCATGTAGATATATATAAATTGATGTTTATATATTATAAGCATTTGTAAAATGTTCATGTACAATGCAGTATGCAACAATAAATCACATCTCCCAGCAATGGCTATTTACCATTACTCTTATCACCTTAGACTAAGTTGTATGAATTAGATGACTCGGCACTTATGTTTTCGTAGTAGGTTCTGTGTCCTTCGCGCACTTACAATTCAGAGATACATTTGGTACATGGCTGATTGACTTTGTTCGTGTGGATTACCAGTTTAGCAGCAATGATTGACTTTGTTTATGTGGAGTACCAATGTAGCAGCAAGTCTGTTGTAACTTTGGCAACACAACCAACATCAAGTGTCACACTGGTAGTCTAGGGTCAGTTCAAAATTCGAATTAGTGTTTAGTTTAATCTACGTGTAGTTCATCGTCCATTTCTGAATCACCAAGGATTGATTTTATTGACACAAGATTCTCTACCTGTTGTTTTCTATTAGGTAAAAACAGTCATTGGCTCCTCATGTAATCTACAATAAGTATCCCTTTTGACACTCATTTAAGTAGAATTCTTTATTATTATTGTGGAAGCAGAAACACACTTGAGAAGGATTTCATTTAGTTTGTACTTTGAGTTTCAAAGTCTATTATTGACATGGATTTTCCTTCTGCTAGAGAGGCTGAATCTACATCAGAACAACGGCAAGTTAACAAACGAGGAGGTTGGAGTTGTACTGTGACTACTGTTAGATCTGGTTTTGCACTTCCGAATTTTATTTGAGAATGAATCTCGAAGGTATAATTTCTGCAAAGTGCTAGCGCCCTCCTACAGATGACAAGATTTTCTTCTTTTAATTGTAATGAGGCATGAGCCACAAACTCTTCATAGAACTTTGAAGCAAAATATTGATCCCCTGCATGCATATATGATTGCAAACCATTTTTTTTTAAATCCGTTCCTTTTTACAATAATATTTTCCTGGGTGATGTAACATAAGTATATTATTGGTACAATTAAGTGATATGATTAGTACTTGATTTATCTGGGCATAAAAATGTCTGAGATAATAGCTCTAGCACTCATGCCCACAATTTGAAAATGGTAGGNNNNNNNNNNNNNNNNNNNNNNNNNNNNNNNNNNNNNNNNNNNNNNNNNNNNNNNNNNNNNNNNNNNNNNNNNNNNNNNNNNNNNNNNNNNNNNNNNNNNNNNNNNNNNNNNNNNNNNNNNNNNNNNNNNNNNNNNNNNNNNNNNNNNNNNNNNNNNNNNNNNNNNNNNNNNNNNNNNNNNNNNNNNNNNNNNNNNNNNNNNNNNNNNNNNNNNNNNNNNNNNNNNNNNNNNNNNNNNNNNNNNNNNNNNNNNNNNNNNNNNNNNNNNNNNNNNNNNNNNNNNNNNNNNNNNNNNNNNNNNNNNNNNNNNNNNNNNNNNNNNNNNNNNNNNNNNNNNNNNNNNNNNNNNNNNNNNNNNNNNNNNNNNNNNNNNNNNNNNNNNNNNNNNNNNNNNNNNNNNNNNNNNNNNNNNNacgggcatttttgctagtattATTAAGATGCTCATCGACCGGTAGCCCTTTGTTCACAAATGTGCCACTAGGACGTTGTCACATGAAGTTTATAGCATAGCAAAACCTCCGTCGTGCTAGCATCATAAGAATATTATATGCATTGCCACCCAAGTAAAAATATGATATGGTACTATAACTAatatgtaagagcatctccagccgttggcccacaGGGGCTCGAAAAATCGCCGTATAAGGGCGAACCGGTGCTAAAAATCGGCTTGGGGTGAGCGGGTTCCCAGCCGCCGTCCCCCAAGGTCGCCCCCAATTGCCCTTTTTGAAGATTTTTGAAAATAAATTCAGCTAAATTCGGCAAACATTACAAATTTTTGGCAAACAGGACATAAATTTTGGCGTTCTACTTCTTTTACATAGAGAATGAAAATTACTAAATAAAAAACTCGCTGAGCGCGGCatagtcgccgtcgtcgccgccgtcgcctccgtcgTCTTTCTCCTTCTTCACGCCGTTGCTCGACTCCTGCTCGGGGTCGCCAAGGCGGACAGGTTTGGCAGGTGGCGGCGCGTCGTCATCGCTGTCTTCAAGCACGATGATGCCCCTTTCGTCGCGCCCGCGGTGGCGCACGGCGATGTCTGTGAGGGCGCGGCACTGGCGCTCCATCTCCACCCGCGCCCAATCTTCCCGCGCCCACTTCATGGTCGCCACGTCGCCGAGCTCCGGTTCCGTCTTCACGGCGGCGAgccccagtgtcggtgtcaaaaccggcagatcttgggtagggggcctaagctgtgagtctaaggatcaatggtagcaAGGGACAAtgaggacacggtgtttacccaggttcaggccctcttaaaggaggtaaaaccctatgtgctgcttgattgtattcgatgagtataggggttataagagttgatctacctcgaaatagtaatggctaaaccctatttgtctagcctatgattgttctgatagcctctacggactaaaccctccggtttatgtacacaccggaggggcctaagaTTGTACAGAGTCGATTTGAAgagaaaggaaatagtacatccggacaccaaacttgccgtctacgcatataggagtcctatcCAGACACTGGGGATAGTCTTCTGttttatcttcacgacccatcagtccggcccatatcgaatagaccagacacccgaggaccccctaatccaggactccctcagtagcccccgaacttgccttcaatgacgatgtagtatcTGGCTTATGTCTTCGCCTTTGCAAGATGGGTTATTCATCATACTCCAGATTGACGACAACCCGGTTTTGACCTCCATGCTTTGCCTTTATGATTCCTTCCTGTCATCGCCTCGATTTCCATGTGCCGGACGAATGTGAATGGTCCATAATATTTTACAAAAAAACCCCTTATTATGCAAGGGCGGCATTTATATAAGGAGGTTAGACCTCCCAATGACATCCCATATCACGCAAAGAGCATCAGAGCAAACCAcgaaaaaacttcaaaacatggcgAGCGCTCCTGGCTCTTCCTCGCGCATTCATGGCCCTCAAGCGGGAGATTGGTGAAGCTGCTCAGTGTCTCACCTCCAGCTGAATCAACGTCAGATGCAGGGATATCTCCCTCCCGCAGATCTAGTCTCCGTGCGGGCGGGATTGGCCTCAATTGGCAATGATGTGCTAGTAGAGAATTTTCCCAACCCCAacaaggaggagagggtgtgcttcgtctCGTTTCTTCTGAGGGGCTTAGGATTCCCGATTCACCCCTTTCTCAGAGGTTTCGTGGCGCGGTAAGGAAGGGCGCGGTGGCCGTCGAGCGTTGAAGATCTCCCTGGCCCAGACAGGCGGCACGGACAGCGTGCCGACGCCGCGGGCTAGCTCGCCGATCGCCTTCCAGAACTGCACCAAGCCAGGGCCGTCGCAGATGCAGTGAGTGTTCTGCTGAGACACGGTGAAGCCTCCGCACTTGAGGCGAGTCATCTGGACAAACATCAAGGGCTGGTCGACAATTGCGGGCAGGGATAGCGGCACGCCGGCCGGGGGCACTCTGTAGACATGATCGTCGTAGGTGAAATTCTCGGAGCGCGGGAACGGCGGGTACCACACGTCACTGAGATCGTCGACGGCGATGTTGGCGTCCACCTCCGCGAacacgcactagtagaaaacagggctttggtccaggccgggtcagcccattagtcccggttcagtctagcaccgggaccaatgtgggcattggtcctggttcgtgagcccagggggccggccgggccacgtgggccattggtcctagttcatctggaccttttgatcCCGGttagtgggatgaaccgggaccaataggcctcgctcctggcccactaccattggtcccggttggtggcttgaaccgggaccaaaggctcccctttagtcccggctcatgtcaccaaccgggaccaatgaggtgcctatatatacccctcgctcgcgagcagagcaccccagtgctctgtttttctctggccgagggggagagggctttgtggtgctctagctcacctcctatgcacatgaggtgttcgatggaatgcccgagccatactacttaagctttctcctctccaagctcgacctccaagctccattttcctcgagatttgtctagatttagcggtccgtcacgccccgtccccgtcttcaccgccgccgatcacccgcgccgatctcatcaccgacaccaccgtggtgagcctcttgttcttatcttctttctgaaaggaaaaatattcttacttgtatgtttagatagatacttgtatcattttcttacttttattattgcatattatatagtgcgatggtttgggtatccgcccccgtcggccctcgtcctgtctatgattcggatgtggtatgtatattatctttataactattggttcatttattgtttatgaaaattatgctgaccaacgtgacatagattttatttatctaggatgtatgtgaatcggaaatgccaaccgaccctattgtcgagaggttaaatttagttgaagaagaaaacaatttgttgaaggaaaaaataaaaaaattgaggaggagaagatgatattggagttgcatgttgcggatgtcgtcgatgatcacaagatcaagatggatgcaatgcgcttgaagattagaaagattagaaaatatgccattcataccgaggcttggtatcattatgccgttggatcaattgttaccttggttgcgattatgatcgcatttgttttcgcattgaaatgttttacatagtttcaatgtatggtttaattaattagatgctctggatagctatatgttgttagatgagaactatgtatgcactttggttttaatgcgatgatgaacttctattaatttggacacttaattatatataatgcacgcagatgaaccgacaatggatgtacggtgacagacacacccgcgattacattaagggcgtgcatgagtttctcgatgcggctgaggcaaacaagcagaatggttttatgtgttgtccatgcactgaatgtgggaatacgaggtcttattctaaccggaaaatccttcactcccacctgctttacaagggtttcatgccacactataatgtttggacgaggcacggagaaataggggttatgatggaagacggcgaagaagaagactacgatgacaactatgtgctccctgaatacggtgatgctgcaacagggggagctggtgaagatcaagaggaaccagacgatgtgcccaatgatgctgcaacgggtgaagctgctgaagatcaagaggaaccagacgatgtgcccgatgatgatgatctccgccgggtcattgtcgatgcaagtacataatgcgaaagtcaaaagaagaagctgaagttcgatcgcatgttagaggatcacaaaaaagggttataccccaattgcgaagatggcaacacaaagctaggtaccgtactagaattgctgcagtggaaggcagagaatgctgtggctgacaaaggatttgagaagctattgaaaatattgaagaagaagcttccaaaggataacaaattgcccgacagtacatacgcagcaaagaaggtcatatgccctctaggattggaggtggagaagatagatgcatgccctaatgactgcatcctctactgcggtgcatacaaggatctgaatgcatgcccggtatgtggtgcattgcggtataagatcagacgagatgaccctggtgatgttgatggcgagccccccaggaagagggttcctgcgaaggtgatgtggtatgctcctataataccacggttgaaacgtctgttcagaaacgaagagcatgccaagttgatgcgatggcatagtgagaaccgaaagaaagatgggaagttgagagcacccactgacgggtcgcagtggagaaaaatcgagacaaagtactgggatgagtttgcaaaggacccaaggaacgtatggtttgctttaagcgcggatggcattaatcctttcgaggagcagagcagcaatcacaacacctggtccgtgactctatgtatgtataaccttcctccatggatgtgcatgaagcggaagttcattatgatgccagttctcatccaaggccctaagcaacccggcaacgaaattgatgtgtacctaaggccattagttgaagaacttttacagctgtggaatgaaaacattgtacgtacgtgggatgagcacagacatgaggaatttaaccttaaggcgttgctgttcgtgaccatcaacgattggcccgctctcagtaacctttcaggacagacaaacaaaggataccacgcatgcatgcactatttagatgacactgaaagtatatacctggacaaatgcaggaagaatgtgtacctgggtcatcgtcgatttcttccgaccaaccatcaatgtcgaaagaaaggcaagcatttcaaaggcgaggcagatcaccggaagaagccctccatgcgcaccggtgatcacgtgcttgctatggtcaatgatttacactatgtaatctttggaaagggtcccggtggactagctgatccgaatgacgctgagggacacgcacccatgtggaagaagaaatctatattttgggacctaccctaccggaaagacctagaggtccgctcctcaatcgacgtgatgcacgtgacgaagaacctttgcgtgaacctgctaggcttcttgggcgtgtatgggaagaaaaaagatacacccgaggcatgggaggacctgcaatgtttgcatgaaaaagacggtaTGAAggccacgactggcttctcgtcgaatataaagggaataataaatatgctagagaaaaagtttcagaacctaaagtctcatgactgccacgtgattatgacgcaactgcttccggttgcattgagggggcttctacctgaaaacgtccgattagccattgtgaagctatgtgcattcctcaatgcaatctctcagaaggtgatcgatccagaaatcgtgccaaggctaaggagtgatgtggcgcaatgtcttgtcagtttcgagctggtgttcccaccatccttcttcaatatcatgacgcacatcctagttcatctagtcgacgagattgtcatcctggggcccgtatttctacacaatatgttcccctttgagaggttcatgggagtcctaaagaaatatgtccgtaaccgcgctaggccagaaggaagcatctccatgggccatcaaacagaggatgttatcgggttttgtgttgacttcattcctggccttaagaagataggtctccctaaattgcggtatgaggggagactgactggaaaaggcactcttggaagagactcaataatatgcagggacggatattcttggtctcaagcacactacacagttctacagaactctaccttggtgaccccgtatgtcgatgaacacaagaacagtctacgctccaaacacccggagaagtgcgACGACTAgactacatgtgaacacatcaggactttcaacagttggttggaaacacgtctcagaggtgacaacactgtttgtgatgagttgtacttgttgtccaggggaccatctttgactgtattgacttacaaaggatacgagataaatgggaatacattttacatgatcgcccaagatcaaaagagcaccaaccaaaacagcggtgtccgctttgatgcagcaaccgagagcagaaaggacacatattatggttacatagtggacatatgggaacttgactacggacctgattttaaggtccctttgtttaagtgcaaatgggtcaatctgttaggcggcggggtacaggtagacccatagtacggaatgacaacagtggatctgaaaaatcttgggtacactgacgaaccgttcgtcctagccaatgatgtggcacatgttatctatgtgaaggacatgtctaccaaaccgagaaaaagaaaagataaggaagcgaatacatcatacgatgagccaaagcgccacatagttctttcaggaaaaagggacatcctgggagtggacggtaagacagacatgtctgaagattatgaaagtttcatgaaattcctcccttcaatgtcaaggctgacccaagcatcctgataaacaatgaagattatccatggttacggcgcaataagcaaatgacacaagcgaagaaaaagtgaagactttctcccgcaactattatgatgataccatgccaactttgtaacacacgaacatgctaccattgtccgttttgtacatgcacatgctatgtgggtgaaattatgataccatcccaactttcaactttttcagagttcatttgaaatgctttcatgtcttatggttcaaggttttatgtgttgaggcaaatggatcaatatgtcaggaggcggggtacaggtagacccacagtacggtatGACAATAGTAGAtctaaacaatcttgggtacacagatgaaccattcgtcctagccaatgatgtggcgcagttattgtccgaaactttgatacttcgaaagtgattgtccattttgtacacgaagttcatcaagttttctctataagcgcatctattctcatttttttagtaagttaatcacaaacttgtgatacaaacaattttcaaagaattcaaattttaactattcaaatttgaaaactaatggcactaacagaaagtttataatttttctaaaactaatggcactaacagaaagttgatAATTTTGCTAacttaaaagcaaacagaattaaaaattaaagcaaaaaacaaaagaaaataaataatgcaaaaaacaaatcaaaaaataggaaaaaactatttttatagtaaagttaatcacaaaataaaataaataaagcaacaaagaaaactaaaaaactaaaaaagtgttttcaaatttgaaaactaatggcactaacagaaagtttataattttgctaacctaaaagtaaACAGAatgaaaaattaaagcaaaaaacaaaagaaaataaataatgcaaaaaacaaataaaaaaagaggaaaaaactatttttatagtaaagttaatcacaaaataaaataaataaagcaacaaagaaaacaaaaaaactaaaaaagtgttttcaaatttgaaaactaatggcattaacaaaaagtttataatttttctaaaactaaaagcataaagaattaaaaaataaagcaaaaaacaaaagaaaaataaataaagcaacaaaaaaacaaaaaaatgccacctactgggccaccacgtcctgaatacgactagaaaccctaccatgggccaggattcaggcccgcagcaggcccagtaggcccacatgcattgtagtgacagattaggcccgaaagcctgcagttgagaggagctcgggagggtgggcgcagcagcgcttataaaccactcccgagccctctcaactagcgaggtgggactaaaattttgggcgcggggcagcacaaggccattggtcccggttgatggcaccaaccgggactaaaggggggcattggccaCGGTTCCAACCGtggccaatgcccccctttagtcctggttggtgccaccaaccgggaccataggcctctgcttcccgccctttcggctgctaaaaagagacctatggtcccggttggtggcacgaNNNNNNNNNNNNNNNNNNNNNNNNNNNNNNNNNNNNNNNNNNNNNNNNNNNNNNNNNNNNNNNNNNNNNNNNNNNNNNNNNNNNNNNNNNNNNNNNNNNNNNNNNNNNNNNNNNNNNNNNNNNNNNNNNNNNNNNNNNNNNNNNNNNNNNNNNTCGATCCCTGTCGCTCtgaccatcgccgccgccgccgctgctctctgtgtGTGATAAATTTTTTCATATGtgtatgtatatgctcatatgtatttggatttggctatgtatgtatgtatatgctca
It encodes:
- the LOC119298556 gene encoding uncharacterized protein LOC119298556, whose protein sequence is MTTCRTSHCRRGCPSRWFSPSQRLNIRGRVYPAMLPVDGNKVPGKVWKGITDGEFNVLDTFEDEQYVREVVGISLTDSADTMMAYAYIWGNVDDPDLYSEWDFDVDGPADARDLGSPSPFGSSLSFLPSYRGARDQRPDASMTELLCCCLRSSRLVLGPSHPSSRSDVLCPFF